In Aedes albopictus strain Foshan chromosome 3, AalbF5, whole genome shotgun sequence, the following are encoded in one genomic region:
- the LOC134290880 gene encoding uncharacterized protein LOC134290880, translating into MDKWDIPQFQFRTLSRNMVRNEWIKYKRNFDFIVAATGETDKARIRNVFLAKGGPDLQEVFASIPGADVQNDDEAGIDCYAVAIAKLDAYFAPKQHDTFERNLFWTLKPNPDETLVKFMLRCQEQSNKCDFGKSAEESRSISVIDKVILFAPSDLKEQLLQKDSLNIDEVTKMVSSYESVKHQARTIGSSGGVSENMAGLQSTSGVNRIRPDARECTRCGRKGHYANDKNCSARNKECNKCKRIGHFANQCRTAVSLKRKFEDSNIGNKRLKPERVSEIRNNNENQGDVKDRSFIFNISDGDELLWMKVEGVLLQLMVDSGCKRNIIDEKSWNYLKTNGIKTWNQKKECDEVFLPYGEDAKPLTVLGSFETTVGVEDAGKVTETVNNILYY; encoded by the coding sequence ATGGACAAGTGGGACATCCCACAGTTTCAGTTCCGGACCCTTTCGAGGAACATGGTACGCAACGAGTGGATTAAATACAAACGAAATTTTGATTTCATCGTTGCTGCCACTGGTGAAACTGATAAAGCCCGCATACGAAACGTTTTCCTTGCGAAAGGTGGGCCTGATCTACAAGAAGTGTTTGCGTCTATCCCTGGAGCCGACGTGCAGAATGACGATGAAGCAGGTATTGATTGCTATGCTGTAGCTATCGCCAAACTGGACGCCTACTTTGCGCCCAAACAACACGATACGTTTGAACGCAACTTGTTCTGGACATTAAAACCAAACCCAGATGAGACTTTGGTCAAGTTCATGCTCCGGTGTCAAGAACAGTCCAACAAATGCGATTTCGGCAAATCTGCCGAGGAAAGCAGGTCGATTAGTGTTATCGATAAGGTCATTCTTTTTGCTCCCAGCGACTTGAAAGAACAACTGCTACAAAAAGACAGTCTCAACATTGATGAAGTCACGAAAATGGTAAGCTCCTACGAATCCGTGAAGCACCAAGCTCGGACGATCGGTTCATCTGGCGGTGTTTCCGAAAATATGGCTGGTCTACAATCCACCAGCGGCGTCAACAGGATTCGTCCCGATGCAAGAGAGTGCACTCGTTGCGGAAGGAAAGGTCACTACGCAAACGACAAGAACTGCTCGGCAAGGAATAAGGAATGCAACAAATGCAAGCGCATTGGGCACTTTGCCAACCAGTGCCGGACAGCGGTTTCATTGAAGCGGAAATTCGAAGATTCAAACATCGGAAATAAACGTCTGAAGCCAGAACGTGTTAGCGAAATAAGAAACAACAATGAAAACCAAGGAGATGTAAAGGATCGAAGTTTCATATTCAACATAAGTGATGGTGACGAGTTGCTTTGGATGAAGGTGGAAGGTGTACTCCTGCAGCTGATGGTCGATTCTGGATGCAAGCGGAATATCATTGACGAAAAATCGTGGAATTACCTGAAAACAAATGGCATCAAAACGTGGAACCAGAAGAAAGAGTGCGATGAGGTGTTCCTTCCATATGGCGAGGATGCAAAACCTCTAACGGTACTTGGGTCGTTTGAAACAACGGTTGGAGTTGAAGATGCTGGAAAGGTTACTGAAACGGTAAACAATATTTTGTATTATTGA
- the LOC134290879 gene encoding uncharacterized protein K02A2.6-like — MRRANVAILRERRLMPTIDDFLPRFAGAKYFSRLDIKEAFHQVELDEDSRFITTFITHMGLFRYKRLMYGIVIAPEIFQRILEQILSRFSEYTVNFIDDILIFGKTESEHDAALESVLSTLKEYGVLLNQEKCVFKVQKLDFLGHTLSAEGIQPAQDKIAAIQQFRAPSSSEEVRSFLGLVTYIGRFLPDLATVTAPLREMTCAGVKFEWGEDQQQSFSKLKEMISNVNLLRFFDNSLRTRVIADASPLALGGVLLQFEGSTDDNPRPIAYASKSLTRTERRYCQTEKEALALVWAVERFSPYLLGRIFELETDHKPLEAIFKPTSRPCPRIERWVLRLQSFTFVVKYRRGNSNIADPLSRLVAPGVLEEFDAENKFMVLAVLESAAIDVQELEESASRDPVLNSVKRSLHTGNWDEPDVKPYVPFSNELGMVGDTIVRGNKLVVPASLRERMLDLAHGGHPGESVMKRRLRDRVWWPGMDREVTQRVTSCEGCRLVGLPSKPEPMSRRPLPAKPWVDVAIDFLGPLPDGTYLFVIVDYYSRYKEVELMNKITAKDTVFRLDKKFTRLGYPRTITLDNAKQFIGTEFEDYSRKRRIHLNHSTPYWPQENGLVERQNRSLLKRLQISNALGRDWKQDLNDYLVMYYTTPHSVTGRTPTELLYGRTIRFKIPALDDIETAPPKKDFADKDLESKKKGKDQEDMRRKSKRSSIESGDSVLMQNLLPGNKLQTTYNPKKYVVVSRSGPRVTVEDPVSGKSYD, encoded by the coding sequence atgcgCCGGGCAAATGTTGCTATCTTGAGGGAAAGGCGTCTGATGCCCACTATTGATGACTTCCTTCCACGATTCGCTGGTGCCAAGTACTTTAGCCGCCTCGACATTAAAGAAGCTTTCCACCAAGTGGAGCTTGATGAGGATAGTCGCTTTATTACGACGTTCATCACACACATGGGCCTTTTCCGTTACAAACGGCTTATGTACGGGATTGTGATTGCTCCGGAGATATTTCAGAGGATTCTCGAGCAAATTCTCAGCCGGTTCAGCGAATACACGGTCAATTTCATCGACGACATACTAATATTCGGCAAGACCGAAAGCGAGCACGATGCTGCACTTGAGTCGGTACTATCTACCCTGAAGGAGTATGGAGTTCTACTGAACCAGGAGAAATGTGTGTTTAAAGTCCAAAAACTGGATTTTTTGGGACACACTTTGTCCGCTGAAGGCATACAACCCGCTCAAGATAAGATTGCCGCCATTCAGCAGTTTCGTGCACCTTCGAGTTCGGAGGAAGTTCGGAGTTTCTTAGGACTTGTGACGTACATCGGTCGGTTCTTGCCGGATCTAGCTACCGTCACTGCTCCACTTCGTGAAATGACTTGCGCTGGCGTTAAGTTCGAATGGGGTGAAGATCAGCAACAGTCGTTCTCCAAACTGAAAGAAATGATTTCCAATGTAAACCTGCTACGTTTCTTTGATAATTCGCTTCGGACGCGCGTCATTGCGGACGCTTCTCCACTTGCGTTGGGTGGTGTTCTGTTACAGTTTGAAGGATCAACAGATGACAACCCTCGCCCAATTGCGTATGCTAGCAAAAGCCTCACTCGTACCGAGCGCAGGTACTGCCAAACAGAGAAGGAGGCTCTAGCTCTGGTTTGGGCAGTGGAGAGATTTTCGCCGTATCTTTTGGGTCGTATATTTGAACTTGAGACCGACCATAAGCCTCTTGAGGCGATCTTCAAGCCAACCTCACGCCCATGTCCTAGGATCGAAAGATGGGTCCTACGGCTCCAGTCTTTCACGTTCGTGGTAAAATATCGAAGAGGTAATAGCAACATTGCTGATCCGTTGTCTCGATTGGTTGCACCTggtgttctggaggaatttgatgCAGAGAACAAGTTTATGGTTTTGGCGGTGTTGGAGTCTGCGGCCATTGATGTCCAGGAACTAGAAGAATCAGCGTCAAGAGATCCAGTTCTAAATTCGGTAAAAAGGTCCCTACATACAGGAAATTGGGACGAGCCAGATGTGAAGCCGTACGTGCCGTTCAGCAATGAGTTAGGTATGGTTGGAGACACAATTGTTCGAGGAAATAAACTCGTTGTTCCAGCAAGTCTACGTGAACGAATGCTTGACTTGGCCCATGGAGGACATCCCGGGGAGTCAGTTATGAAGCGTCGCCTTCGAGATCGAGTCTGGTGGCCCGGCATGGACCGCGAAGTTACTCAGCGTGTAACATCCTGTGAGGGTTGCCGATTGGTAGGCTTGCCGAGTAAACCAGAGCCAATGTCGCGTCGTCCACTTCCAGCGAAGCCATGGGTGGACGTGGCAATTGATTTCCTCGGACCACTGCCGGATGGAACGTATTTGTTCGTTATAGTCGACTATTACAGTCGATATAAGGAAGTCGAGCTGATGAATAAGATCACGGCAAAAGATACGGTGTTCAGACTGGATAAAAAATTCACGCGGTTGGGTTATCCCCGAACAATCACGTTGGACAACGCCAAACAATTCATCGGCACTGAATTCGAGGACTACAGCAGGAAACGCAGGATCCACCTCAACCATTCCACTCCATACTGGCCTCAGGAGAACGGGCTCGTTGAGAGGCAGAACCGATCGCTGTTGAAGAGGCTCCAGATAAGCAACGCACTAGGCAGGGATTGGAAACAAGATCTCAACGACTACTTGGTAATGTATTACACTACTCCACATTCAGTAACAGGTCGTACGCCAACAGAGCTCTTGTATGGCCGCACGATAAGGTTCAAGATACCGGCATTGGACGACATCGAAACAGCTCCACCGAAAAAAGATTTTGCGGACAAGGATTTGGAGTCAAAGAAAAAAGGGAAGGATCAAGAAGATATGCGACGGAAATCTAAACGGTCTTCTATCGAATCGGGTGATTCGGTTTTGATGCAGAATCTCCTACCAGGTAACAAACTTCAGACAACGTACAATCCCAAGAAATACGTCGTGGTATCTCGTTCTGGTCCTCGTGTTACCGTTGAAGATCCCGTTAGTGGCAAATCGTACGATTGA